From Pseudofrankia saprophytica, a single genomic window includes:
- the hflX gene encoding GTPase HflX, producing MSLPAESAVTSPTREPSSPIDSVSGIDADGGATRGDGNISEAVARVLTADSGAAEPADTVGPADTAADAGGAITLPGLGFYDDAGDELAVEERDALRRMPGLTTELADVTEVEYRQLRLEQVVLIGVWTTRSIEDAKTSMAELAQLAETAGSVVLDALVQRRDKPDTATYVGSGKAKELAEVVRAAGADTVICDGELTPGQLRQLEEVVKVKVIDRTALILDIFAQHATSKEGKAQVELAQLQYMLPRLRGWGESMSRQAASGGRAPIGTRGPGETKIETDRRRLRARISRLRRELREMETVRETKRSARRRGAVPSVAIAGYTNAGKSSLLNRLTGAGVLVENALFATLDPTVRRATLPDGRVFTLTDTVGFVRHLPHQIVEAFRSTLEEVADADLIIHVVDGSHPDPIGQLSAVREVLNDIDAGDVPELIVVNKTDIADKTTVAGIKRIAPDAVCVSARTGAGLEELVEALAARVPHPQVEVDVLVPYNRGDLVARIHESGEVLDQAHTATGTELRARVSAGLAADLDAFRQSVDA from the coding sequence ATGAGTCTTCCCGCTGAATCCGCAGTGACCAGCCCGACCCGCGAGCCCAGCTCTCCCATTGATTCCGTGAGCGGGATCGATGCGGACGGCGGCGCAACGCGGGGCGACGGGAACATTTCCGAGGCGGTCGCCAGGGTGCTGACGGCCGACTCCGGCGCCGCTGAACCCGCCGACACCGTCGGACCGGCGGACACCGCCGCCGACGCCGGTGGCGCGATCACGCTGCCGGGTCTCGGTTTCTACGATGACGCCGGCGACGAGCTGGCGGTCGAGGAGCGCGACGCGCTTCGCCGGATGCCGGGGCTCACCACCGAGCTCGCCGACGTCACCGAGGTCGAGTACCGCCAGCTGCGCCTGGAGCAGGTGGTCCTGATCGGTGTGTGGACCACCCGCTCGATCGAGGATGCCAAGACCTCGATGGCCGAGCTGGCCCAGCTGGCGGAGACCGCCGGCTCGGTGGTGCTCGACGCGCTCGTCCAGCGCCGGGACAAGCCGGACACCGCGACCTACGTCGGTTCCGGCAAGGCCAAGGAGCTGGCCGAGGTCGTCCGCGCGGCCGGGGCCGACACGGTGATCTGCGACGGTGAGCTCACTCCGGGCCAGCTACGCCAGCTGGAGGAGGTCGTCAAGGTCAAGGTCATCGACCGGACGGCGCTCATCCTGGACATCTTCGCCCAGCACGCCACGTCCAAGGAGGGCAAGGCGCAGGTCGAGCTCGCGCAGCTGCAGTACATGCTGCCGCGGCTGCGAGGCTGGGGTGAGTCGATGTCCCGGCAGGCCGCGTCCGGTGGCCGCGCCCCGATCGGTACCCGCGGCCCCGGTGAGACGAAGATCGAGACGGACCGGCGCCGGCTGCGCGCCCGGATCTCCCGGCTGCGGCGTGAGCTGCGCGAGATGGAGACCGTCCGCGAGACCAAGCGGTCGGCGCGTCGGCGCGGCGCGGTGCCTTCGGTGGCGATCGCCGGTTACACCAACGCCGGCAAGTCGTCGCTGCTCAACCGGCTGACCGGCGCGGGCGTGCTCGTGGAAAACGCGCTGTTCGCCACGCTGGACCCGACGGTGCGCCGCGCGACGCTGCCCGACGGCCGGGTGTTCACGCTCACCGACACGGTCGGCTTCGTCCGCCACCTGCCCCACCAGATCGTCGAGGCGTTCCGCTCCACGCTCGAAGAGGTCGCGGACGCGGATCTGATCATCCATGTGGTCGACGGCTCGCATCCGGACCCGATCGGGCAGCTCTCGGCCGTGCGCGAGGTGCTGAACGACATCGACGCCGGCGACGTGCCCGAGCTCATCGTGGTGAACAAGACCGACATCGCCGACAAGACGACGGTCGCGGGCATCAAGCGGATCGCTCCCGACGCGGTGTGCGTGTCGGCGCGGACGGGTGCCGGCCTGGAGGAGCTGGTGGAGGCCCTGGCCGCCCGGGTGCCGCACCCGCAGGTCGAGGTCGACGTCCTCGTCCCGTACAACCGCGGGGATCTCGTCGCCCGGATCCACGAGTCCGGTGAGGTTCTCGACCAGGCGCACACCGCGACGGGCACCGAGCTGCGCGCTCGCGTCTCCGCGGGCCTGGCCGCCGACCTGGACGCCTTCCGCCAGAGCGTCGACGCCTAG